From the Helianthus annuus cultivar XRQ/B chromosome 17, HanXRQr2.0-SUNRISE, whole genome shotgun sequence genome, the window TTCACAGGCTTGATACACGGTTGAACCCATCTTTGATCTTGTTAATATGGTGAGAATAATGATATTTATGATGATTCAACGGGAAGAGATGATAAAATTCTGATCTTGTGACTCCACTCTCGTTCCCCTACGGTTGCGTATCTCCCttaaaatgatattgtaaaaaaaatattcctcaaataaaaaaaaatctttcttTTTTTATTTCCCTATGTCCATGTGATGATGATTAATATTGGGCCTCCAATGTTTTCGTCCCACTCAACCGTCTTTCTCTTTAATTTCACATGGATGATTTTTAAATAACAACGATAATGTTGCTTCTTTTAATTCACCCAAAAGTCTCCTATTTGttgcatgatgatgatgatgatgatttgacttttgaacaccccccccccccccccaataatGTCTTGTCGTCTGCGCATGTCTTAGGTTTTTTTATTCCTTTTAAATGTCATCCACAAGTTAACATGtagcgccccccccccccccccccccccatctctTTCTGTCGTAGGCTACGGTTTCGGACCGAAGCTTACGATTCAAACCTGCTGTGAATGCATGTATTTCCCACTGTAACTTATGCTTTGAACCCCTATGCTATGTTTTTAATTACGCTGGAACTCATTTGGCTGAATATGAACTTCCATTTAATTACCAATCAATCCCTGGACTTCATTCTTGTGCATCTCTTGTATATTCAATCAACCTTATCGATCCGAACAAGTCCCGAATAACGCCTATGTTTATCATCCACGGGTGTTCCGCATCATCTTTAAACTCTCCAACTTTACCGAATTAGACGGTTAACCTGTAAAACCACAAGAACTCGTAGTTAATATTGGTCCAAAAAATCATTCGAATTGATTTGAAACTGGATCAAACGAAAGAATTATATCATAATTCGCGTTTCCAATTAAGATAATCATATGATTTTACAACACAAATGCAATGCAGATTTTATGTATTCACACTCATGGAATACAGATAAGAAGCATACGTAATTAAAGATGCATGAAACATAAATtataatttaaaaacacaaacaaataccAAGCAGTTAATCTTGAATCTTAAATAACTGCAGGCTGAACCAAGAGCGATTCAATGTGACTTATCATTTCTTTCCCACTATGAGTGAAGCCATCGTTGTGTTTATAAAGGACATCACACACACGCGCAAGGTTGATTACAGGCATAAGTAGTGGAAATGGGATTTGTGTAGGCCTGAGTGATTCTCGATTTATAACTTTCCATTTATCTTCAACCTTTTTCAAGATAAATTCACATGCTTCCTTCTCAGTTGCACCAGTTTCCGTTTGGTAGCATTCTATGCTTGATGCACAATGACCTCTTTCTTGTTCCTCCTGAAAGCAATATATCTCTCAAAATATTATTACTAATTAGTATATAGTATCACTTACTTGATTAATCATGTATGTAGTACCTTGTGGGTGACAATATCATTCATAAATCTACAAATCAAAGCTGAGGCCTTAACAATAGGTGGATATGTGGCTACCCATTTAAAGGTATCCTCAGTGATCATATCATTCATACCAACATAAGATCTCGCTATTACGAAGCCGTAGGTACTAGTCACCATTGAAACAAACATGTACTCTTCAAGAGTTGGCATATACTTCTCTTTTAACCATTTGGCTTCCACTAAGAAGTTTCGTGTCAACTCTTTTGCCTGTTTCCCAACCATCGTATATATTATTTGTTAATTATATATATGCAAGACTAACATTTATAAATTAGTTATAATATACCATCTCCTTCACATAGTGGATCTGGTATGCTTTTCCTTCCTTTTTAAGTGATTCCTCCATTTCTTGGTGAAGATTCAAAAGTTGTTGATATATTTGTTTCATATACTCCGGAAGCATATCCAAGCAGCTTATTGACCATCTAGACAATATACAAATTACAATAAGTGATTATTTGCACTaagtaattaattaaaattacAAGGCAAACAAAATATGTCTTAGTATTAAAGAAGGTAGGATTATGTACAATTGGGTACCTTTGAACAGCGTCAGTAAATATCTTGAGTTCCTCGTGAGTACCATAATTATCAAATGTGTCATCTAATACAACCAACCAGATGCAAGTTTTGAGCAGGAACATTCTAGTATGAGAATGTCGAGGCTCGAAATAGATTCCCAGTATCCAAAAATAGACTTCTACCAATCTGTCTCGAACATAAGGTATTTTGTTTTTTAGGTCCAAGTCCTTCCACCATCTGACACATATGATCAATGAGAAATCAACAAAATAGTAAAACACATATAGATTAATCCTATGTTTTCATGCTACGTACTTGCAAATTTCGCTAAGTTCCTTCCTGTGCATTGATTGAACCACATTAAAATCAGACTTTGCAAACTTCAGTAAGACCTCATTGTGGGAAGCTTCTTGTCGATAAATAGATATGTAACGCACGGCTTCTAGCCGTGGCAACCTTTTTCTGAGTGGCTGCTTTAGTGCTTGTTGTATTTTGATTCTTAATAAAGGGTCACAGAAAGGATCCATTGCTATGATAGCAAGGTGAGTTTTCGTGAACTCGAGGGCATCATCTAAAAGTTCTTCACCTTCCACCCTCATATAGGATGCTTCATATAAACCAAGCATCCCTTCAGCATCATCACATAAGGATTCATTAAAATTTCCTTTATTATCTATATGGTTTTTGAATATTCCTGTAACATGTAATTTAGCACTCATCTTAGCGCTAGATAGTAACGTTATCGGTTTGATCATTATATTCTAATAGCTATATTAAAGAGTGCATGAGATATCATATCCAAGTATGGCTGTGAAGTACTTATATGTTCTAAAGGTGTAATGAACTACCTGATGAAATGTTGAAGCCTTGTTGTCGAAGGAGTCGAAACCAAAGAGAAATATTTTGCAGGTTGTTATCATCACTCCATTTTTCACCGTATATAACATAGATATGTTGCAAGGCTTCCTCGATCTCCTCTTCGAAAT encodes:
- the LOC110925783 gene encoding (E)-beta-farnesene synthase: MSTFPASSASLSSSLLPPVVDDISCTKQDAIRNTVNANPSIWGDQFLTHDEPEDLVMEKQVVEELKEEVRKELMIKASSNESMQHRKLIQLIDVLQRLGISYHFEEEIEEALQHIYVIYGEKWSDDNNLQNISLWFRLLRQQGFNISSGIFKNHIDNKGNFNESLCDDAEGMLGLYEASYMRVEGEELLDDALEFTKTHLAIIAMDPFCDPLLRIKIQQALKQPLRKRLPRLEAVRYISIYRQEASHNEVLLKFAKSDFNVVQSMHRKELSEICKWWKDLDLKNKIPYVRDRLVEVYFWILGIYFEPRHSHTRMFLLKTCIWLVVLDDTFDNYGTHEELKIFTDAVQRWSISCLDMLPEYMKQIYQQLLNLHQEMEESLKKEGKAYQIHYVKEMAKELTRNFLVEAKWLKEKYMPTLEEYMFVSMVTSTYGFVIARSYVGMNDMITEDTFKWVATYPPIVKASALICRFMNDIVTHKEEQERGHCASSIECYQTETGATEKEACEFILKKVEDKWKVINRESLRPTQIPFPLLMPVINLARVCDVLYKHNDGFTHSGKEMISHIESLLVQPAVI